The Benincasa hispida cultivar B227 chromosome 9, ASM972705v1, whole genome shotgun sequence genome has a segment encoding these proteins:
- the LOC120086946 gene encoding gibberellin-regulated protein 11-like isoform X2, protein MDIRFSFIFILYVLNILNSILSLKSYLNFSPPNSMVNSIDGVATNTAKIQNIDCGGACASRCKLSSRPNLCKRACGTCCARCSCVPPGTSGGYDACPCYASMTTHGGRRKCP, encoded by the exons ATGGACATTCGTTTCTCATTTATATTCATTCTATACGTCCTCAACATTTTGAATTCCAttctctctctcaaatcttaTCTTAATTTCTCTCCTCCTAATTCCATG GTGAACTCAATCGATGGTGTTGCGACTAATACGGCTAAGATTCAAAATATtg ATTGTGGAGGAGCTTGTGCATCGAGGTGCAAATTatcatcaaggcccaacctgtGCAAGAGGGCATGTGGCACGTGCTGTGCACGTTGTAGCTGCGTGCCGCCGGGCACTTCCGGCGGCTATGATGCCTGCCCTTGCTACGCCAGCATGACCACTCACGGCGGCCGCCGAAAGTGtccttaa
- the LOC120087258 gene encoding gibberellin-regulated protein 1-like, translating into MAATTGLVFAMLFIAFDMLLLMESGQMVITTQVDNPLPHEIDCEKACDARCRLSSRQKICKRACGTCCARCQCVPPGTSGNYDVCPCYANMTTHGGRHKCP; encoded by the exons ATGGCAGCAACTACAGGTCTTGTGTTTGCTATGCTTTTCATTGCTTTTGATATGCTGCTCCTTATGGAATCAGGCCAAATG GTTATCACGACTCAGGTGGATAACCCTCTTCCTCACGAGATAG ATTGTGAGAAAGCTTGTGATGCAAGGTGCCGATTATCGTCGAGGCAGAAGATCTGCAAGAGGGCATGTGGAACCTGTTGTGCTCGCTGTCAATGCGTCCCACCGGGCACTTCAGGCAACTACGATGTTTGTCCCTGCTATGCTAATATGACCACACATGGAGGCAGGCACAAGTGTCCCTAG
- the LOC120086946 gene encoding gibberellin-regulated protein 1-like isoform X1 gives MVISKPLIIAYLFISSFLVHTLVEANKMVNSIDGVATNTAKIQNIDCGGACASRCKLSSRPNLCKRACGTCCARCSCVPPGTSGGYDACPCYASMTTHGGRRKCP, from the exons ATGGTGATTTCTAAACCTTTAATTATTGCTTATCTTTTCATATCGTCCTTTCTCGTTCATACGTTGGTTGAAGCtaataaaatg GTGAACTCAATCGATGGTGTTGCGACTAATACGGCTAAGATTCAAAATATtg ATTGTGGAGGAGCTTGTGCATCGAGGTGCAAATTatcatcaaggcccaacctgtGCAAGAGGGCATGTGGCACGTGCTGTGCACGTTGTAGCTGCGTGCCGCCGGGCACTTCCGGCGGCTATGATGCCTGCCCTTGCTACGCCAGCATGACCACTCACGGCGGCCGCCGAAAGTGtccttaa
- the LOC120087257 gene encoding AP-2 complex subunit sigma: MIRFILLQNRQGKTRLAKYYVPLEESEKHKVEYEVHRLVVNRDPKFTNFVEFRTHKVIYRRYAGLFFSLCVDITDNELAYLECIHLFVEILDHFFSNVCELDLVFNFHKVYLILDEFILAGELQETSKKAIIERMGELEKLE; this comes from the exons ATG ATCCGGTTCATACTTTTGCAAAACAGGCAGGGCAAGACCCGTCTCGCTAAGTATTATGTTCCTCTTGAGGAATCCGAGAAGCACAAGGTCGAATACGAG GTTCATCGATTGGTTGTTAATAGAGATCCCAAGTTCACTAATTTCGTCGAG TTCCGAACACACAAGGTCATCTACAGACGATATGCAggattatttttctctctttgtgTGGATATAACAGACAACGAGTTGGCCTACCTCGAGTGTATTCATTTGTTTGTGGAGATTCTGGATCATTTCTTCAGCAATGTGTGTGAGCTcgatttggtttttaattttcacaAG GTCTATCTGATACTTGATGAATTTATTCTTGCTGGAGAACTCCAAGAAACGAGCAAAAAG GCGATTATTGAAAGAATGGGGGAACTGGAAAAGCTGGAGTGA